The window AGTTCGGTGACGACCGGGCCGGTGAGGTTCGCCGTCGGCCGCTCGTAGTGGAGGCGGGCGCGCCAGAGGGCCTCGTCCGCGTAGATGTTGCCGACCCCGCTGATCAACGACTGGTCAAGCAGGGCCCGTTTGACGGTCGTGCGCTTGCGGCGCAGGGCCTGCCGGAACGCTTCCTCGTCGAACAGCTCGTCGAGGGGGTCGCGGGCGATGTGCGCGATGACGTCGGGCAGCCCGTCGGGGGTGTTCTCGTGCAACGACAGTCCGCCGAAAGTGCGTTGGTCGACGAAGCGCAGTTCCGTGCCGAGGGAGTCGGCGAACCGGATCCGGATGCGCAGGTGCTTCTCGTCGGGCACCTCGTGCGGCTGCACCAGCAGCTGGCCGCTCATGCCGAGGTGCGCGAGGACGGACTCGTTCGTCTCCTCCAGCGGCAGCCACAGGTACTTGCCGCGACGGCTGGGGGTGCCGATGTGCTTGCCCTTGAGCCGGTGCGCGAAGTCGTCGGCGCCCGCCACGTGCCGGC of the Streptomyces sp. 1222.5 genome contains:
- the mutM gene encoding bifunctional DNA-formamidopyrimidine glycosylase/DNA-(apurinic or apyrimidinic site) lyase; the protein is MPELPEVEVVRRGLERWAAHRTVAEVEVLHPRAVRRHVAGADDFAHRLKGKHIGTPSRRGKYLWLPLEETNESVLAHLGMSGQLLVQPHEVPDEKHLRIRIRFADSLGTELRFVDQRTFGGLSLHENTPDGLPDVIAHIARDPLDELFDEEAFRQALRRKRTTVKRALLDQSLISGVGNIYADEALWRARLHYERPTANLTGPVVTELLGHVRDVMNAALAVGGTSFDSLYVNVNGESGYFDRSLDAYGREGLPCKRCGTPIRRRPWMNRSSYFCPKCQRPPRVSS